The DNA window tctattaaaatataaaaaagtaaaaaaaaaaaaaaaaagatcataatcTCAATTAAGCAAAAGTACATATCTATCTAAAACTACTGTATAAGGGTAAACCCCTGACATGCATtgtgcattaaaataattaattataatgaaTGAATCATGaatgaatcagaaaaaaaaaaaaaagcagttgatttttttttttttttaaatcctgaagCAGGTTATTAAGATTATGGAAAGTTTTAGGGAAAACATGTACTACTGTTGCTTtagctatttttattgtttctttttttgttaaatatcagCATCTTGATATTCCTGCTATTGACACAATATTGTTAAATGGTATAATTTTATGTAATACAGATACATGTTTAAAAGCAGGATTGTTAAAGGTATTGTACTCCGATTTATCTTaagtttaggtttttatttttttaaagatcagtCAGAAAGGGAAACGTTACTGAtttatgaaatatacaaaaaagtCAAAGATGAcaattttgaaagcattttgccaaatgtacatttttatttataaaagcaaaGAATATACCTACAGTGTGTCACCTTTTAAACTGCAACTTttgaattactttaaaatgtatattacacatttgtttttaatagctATTTTATGTCTGATATTGACAATTATGCTATTAAGCAAAGTGGTTTAAAAACCATGCCCAATGCAAGCTATTACATATAAAGTTAAACCCCAGAGATAAGAGCAAGGCATTTAGCTGTGGCCAAATGATCTCTGATTCAAATATCACTTTGCTGTTGACAGATACAAATGATAATATTCTTGTTCATGAGACATTTACAGAATGATTGCCTTATATTTagtaatatacaaatatacacattGTTCTGCAACCAGACTGCTAGTCCTTTGGCTTTCCAAAAAGGACAGCAAGTtgcatttatttcaatgttaTGATATAAAATAAGAAAGTGGCGCAAACATCATGAATATTATTTCTAAACCAGTGTAATGTAATTCATGTTAtagaaataattacaaataacaattggtGTTTAATCATTTTGGAgcatttatgtattatttttttgtgtttgttaaaaataaaaacaaattcaaggAGATCGCCAGGTTTAGTTTTTAACCCATTTTACTGAGACAAAAAGctgtataaatgtattaaatgttacACATTTATTATATTCAGCTACTGGCATGGTAATCCAATTTAAACTGAAGAATACTCAACTAAAATGcatttgttgtcagtttttactgttttatgacAAGGACTGCTTTGTTGTTCCAATGCTTATTAGAAACTATTTATAACAATTTAACACCATCTGCTTACAACTGTTTGTACAAAAACACAACCAAGTTGGATACTGATACTTGTAATTGAAAATAAtacttatttatataatttacatgAAATAtaccattcattttaaacaagtacATTCTTGACATATAAGAACTGTTCACTATGTATCCACAAGATGGCATAACATACAGTTTGTGCATCACATAGAAATACAGTAATACCACATTCAGTAACTTGGTCAGCACTATGCTGTACTGAAAGGATAGACTGGACAGTAATATGGTCTTTATTTTTATCAAGTGACTAATTTCCATTACGTTTCGAGGCGTAAATGACAACTGACATGTTAAAGGTGTGTCCTAAGGTGGAGCTTTGGATAGCTTGACTAATTAGGCATAGTTATTCACAGAATATGGGCAAAGATTTATGAAGTTTGGCCACTACTGGATGAGTGGTTTCCACCCTACTGCAATATAATTCACACAGAATGTGCAGCGGTTTGTATCTGAATTCAGCaaattattaatgtgtttattgacttttttattggctttaatttatatttttcagttAACTGCTTATGGGTGAACTATAGGGGACAACGTAAGGTAACAATCAACTATTTTGATAATATTAATCTTAATATAATTTCCTGGTTTTGGTACCACATTCTTAGTTTTTAAGGCATGTTCTTAAGTGTTTGCTACCGTTATCACAAAACATTTCAGCAGCAGTGACAATGGGAGTTGTGGCCCTTTCCCCTGAAACAACAGAAACACTTAAAAATGAAGGTTCAacccaataaaataattaacatgaTTCTGGTTAAAGCCATCTGGTCGAATTTGGAGATTGCAAACATAAGATCTACATGAGCCCCAGCACAATATTCCCCTGGAGACATGCCATCGCTCTTTCTATACAGTAGTGTTATatgcaaaaaataacaacacacaatGCTACAGTAGTGCATTTAGTGCAGAATGCTGTTCATGTAGCATAACCACACTCCTCACCATGGAGATGTGCTCCATTCAATACTCAATCCCCATTCCGCTGCTCTGGAATCCTATTCATAGTACTATTCCAAAGCAGTACTAAACCCCTTTCACACCAACATGCTCTACCTGCATCAGGACCCGGTGTTTTGCAGGTCAGCTACATGATTTCACACACTTTTGATAAATCAGGGTTGAtttgggtgacagacacaagtaaacaatacctgcaTCAATgtcccggaagcagcttgttacagacgcttctatccaagcttctctggattgaactgttggcccaaatgttgattagagcaaatgtttttttcattactgctgcaatctggctcatggtggtgtctcaagcaacacaaatatggcaaaacagaataaacaaaaaatgttccttgcagaagtgaaaccttcacgcaggcgtggctgtttgttatttcgttgacctacatgcattttgtctcgctcaacccgtgTCAAAGCATGTCagcccacatcctgaggtgggttccTGGGACTCTGGCaagacccaggtatgtggtttcacactacacaggattgtgacctgggtagctaGAACCCTGGTGGAagtgctagtgtgaaaggggctctagatACCCGATTTCAGCATGGGAACACATTCAACTGAACATGTTGCAATAATATCTACATAATATCAGAGTATGAACACAGAATGGATTTGTACAACCttcctgtcccccccccccttttgtcttcatctaagggttttttttttttgtcccagtaTGTGCAGCATCAGCCAACCAGTATTTTAtggtaaatgctttttaaataaattttcattgaaaagagttAATACCACCACTGATAAGACCTCCACAAGCATACAGTTAACAGCTTCAGTATTGAAATAAGTTAACAGATGGCTTAATATTTTAATGGCTTTCTGTTATAAAATGACACTCCAAATTTACAAGTAACATTCTCTGTCAGCACACTTTACATACTTTCTGTGGagtccagggaaaaaaaaaaaggtaatcttGTTTAATGCTGGTTTCCAAATACTACTGTTAAGTCCTAGTTAAGCAGACAAGTTCAAATAAACAGTTCTAAGTTCAGGTAAACACAATCAAATTTATTTAAACtttggtcaaaataataaaaacaagtgtaTACAATTTCACCATGTTAGTTTAGCATCATCATTAAATCAGGGAACAAGGTCAATGAGAATGCTTAATTGACCAAAAACTTCCCGaacttagatttaaaaaatagtgtcacaaccaatatacaatatattgacAACTTATCTGTACCCTCaaataactaattttaaaaaCCTAAAAATGTGCACTTGCAAAGCACAATGTTAACCACAGTGGCACCCTATTGGCAACAATTAAGGGGCACATATTGTTCATTACTAGCAATATTCCATTTCAAATTAGTCATCATAAAGGCTATCactattttataaatgaaaatgtattactTTCACAACTTCTTTGAACAGGGAGGCACTCAGCACTTAactcttacatttttaaatagactGCCTGTTGAAGAGCCACTAATAGCAGCAGTTCAATGTTCTGGAGaggaaacaaaaacagtttattaaaaagaaaaaaaaaatgtatacaaataatgCACAAAAGGTATGTCACAGAGTCAAACATTTAAGTGGCAACTTGGACTTTTAACTTAAGTTATGGTAGTCttataaattgttttgtaacttggtggagtctattttaataatctaaatgcaATGAAGTTAAATATTGCCACCCCTTTACTCTTTATTAATCtcactagtgtttttttttttttttttttttttttttaacccagcttattaacagcattatatagtaaaaacaaagggaaatggggttcacaaaagaacattttacaaATTTGAGACCATATTATTATCTTCCacagttcagatcattaaaatagacccacaTGAAGGCATTAAGGCTGCtgattccttttttgttttctacagctCATTCAGCCTCCACCTAGATTTACAACTACGGATACgcaattattgttattatttacactTAAACTGACAATCAGCTTATAATGGCACAACTGCAGCTTCAAGTAGTTCATTATATGACTTTCCTACATGCTACCAAAATAGACAGCGTAgggtaacttttttttgttattgttttacccCATTGAAATTTGCATTCACAATGTCAACAcatgcaaagaaataaaatagatgtaagaatgtaatacattttattttaaaatcacacctcattagtttgttatttttattaagtgGTTGACATCAGATGGTGTGGTTACAGATCATCAGTGAGTAAATGTTACTAACTCtctataagctatatatatatatatatatatatatatatatatatatatatatatatatatatatatatatatatatatataaacctgtacACTGACCAAACTGGAGACCAGTCTGAACTGCTTAAAATGTAGAACACCTAGGCCTATAAGGAAAACCAAGGAGGAATGTTAACAGGCATCAAATACAACAAGTTTTAGAAAGGCCCATAATTACAGTAAAGAGACTACACTTTTGACAATACAATGTCATTCCTTGGGCATTTCATAATTTGGTCTGTAAATCATAAAAAGGCTCAGActtgaataaatacattattttatttatttattttgtttacctcTGAGTACTGTCCATCAATTCTGCTTCTGTTGGGCCTCTCCTGTTTTGAGAACACATAACTATGTCCTCCACTGAATGCAGAAATAAACCATTGACTCAAAGAAATAGGCCAGCTTTTCTCCATTAGCTACAAAAGGAGATGAGTGCGTTGAATTCTTCACTAGGAGGACAAGATGATCTTTTCTTTTAGATAAACAAATAGGCTTAACTATGCAAGAACGAAACTGTGCCCTCATGACTTTCCAAGccaattttaattcattttatccTGGAATATATACAGGTTGTTGGTGGCAGCTACAGCAATGACATTTTCTTTAGGGTGCCAGGCTGTGTGGAGGATCTTCTTGTTGAAGTCCAGACTGTCAACGCTTATCTCATCCTTCTTCCTCTTGCCACCAGTACACACTTTGCGTGGCTTCAAGATGCCGCGGGGTTTGCTGCTCTCTCGGGATGCCTCAAGAGTCATATCCCTCCTGGTGTTTCTATCAAACATTCTGAAGAAGTTATTGTAAGAGCCAGTCATAATAGCactgcaagaagaaaaaaagaaaacacatttgagatTTTATGAGATAACACTTCTATCACTCAcgtacaaaaaaatgtatattgttttccaatttttaatttttaactatGTCCATCAACGTGTAAATGTCTCCAAAATGTGTAACGTATAGTAAAActtgcaacacacacacaaaaataaaaaaatgatttaaagggtttattgtgtttaataTGACTCACAggaatatattgtatatgttttttttttcttcttacctATCAGTTCCATTCCAACAGCATTCAAATTTGTCAAAAATGCAGTCGTTTTCATACAGTGAACAGAGTTTGCTGCGAAGGTATTCATGGACCTGTAAAAATACaatcatggtaaaaaaaataacttgtattaaaatacttatcaattataaaagtgttttcagagcaaaataaaaatatcaataagcacaactgaatacaaaattattttaaaatgagaaatacaaTTACAGAAGTAAGCTTGTTTACAGCATGAACAATTTTACCAGAGAATACTGAAACATACATAGACAGATGACAGTTgagtgtttattaaaataatcctACCTGGTATGTTTCTACTGGTCTACTTTCCATGTTCAGATCCCACACCTTGACCGAGAGATAGTCTCTTGTCATCATGTATCGGCCACTATGACTGAACTTTACATCAGATATTGATGAGATGATTTCAGAAAAGAATGATCTGCTGCTTGGATCTTCTGGTTCctcaaaaactaaaatacattttttttataacattttaatttctatCACTGTATTCTACGTATACAGTAACAAGGTAAAATAGCAAATAAATAGCTGTTGTAAGCTTTAAGACCAAAGAATAAACCATTTTACAAGACAAAAACAATTCTATTGGAATGTGAACGGCTAAATTCAGCCATGGTCCCATGTTCCAgaaatgttgaccaataatattTATAGCCAAATGCAGTATAATCCCCTACTTCCTGAACCAGTTGTTGGTCTGTATTTTCACTATAATTTAGTGAAATTCATgatattataacaataaaaaacaacaggaTCCTTCAAAAATCCTTTGTCTTTTGATGCTAAACATCTGTTGAAAAGGATatctacaaaactgaaacacAGTACACAGGCAGTGTTCAGGGCGCATTacctggaaggggggggggggggctcaaggATCGTTAAGCTTCCAAACACTTACATTTTGTATGCCGGTCACAGAGGGCTGCTGCACGCATGTCACACAGTCGTATAGTTCCCTTGCTACTGCTGTAGACAAATACATTGCATTGATTCGGATGACACTCTGCTGCTGTTATGACTTCTGTCAATTCTTCCATGTTGGCAGGCTTAATGTCTACAATGTCTAAAGGTCATTCTGTAAGGACAAAACTATTCAAGATGTcaagtttcctttttaaaatacacaatatatatgGACAAAGCAATGTTGAATGCTCCGATACATGTTCAGATATCGGTACTGTATactaaattaaatatgtactgtgaAAGTACATGAAGCCGGTTTGCAACAAAGTACATTCCGCAAAAACCTACTAAACCATTACATCCAGCGCTTGGGTACCAAAACTCCCCCGCACCCCAAATGttcactttcttttaaaaatgtaaactgctCTCCTTTATTAGAAGACAGAACCCTTTGTTTAGCTGCAAGTTTCCCCACTAGGTGGCTAATGGAGAACACCATCAAGAGGTATTCAGTTAGAAAATCCCAGACAATATACAAagttaaataaacatatacatattCATATATGTTACTTTACATAACATACATAATAtagtattattactatttgtgtcagcttattttgtatttattatagagAGGTAGATTATACAATTTCTACTGCAAAGTTCACAAGTTCCAAAGAAATCTCTACCTCTTATTGAAACCTGTATAATTTGTCCTCATCTCAGAAGAAATTAATGAGCATTTATGTCTAAATCACGCATTACTAGCTAAAACGAGAagtgaccaattaaaaaaaaaaaaaaaaaaaagacattttaaaatgggttAACCAGAAAAGGATACTAAAACTTCGATCTGTGATTTCTAAGTGCCAGAGGTTTATTCTTAGGTCATCTGCAGAAAGGTAAGTTTCATGATCACTATTTACTGAAATCGAGTTAATATGATATGTGTGTGCATTTGCAAATATTCTTCGGGGACTTGCTTCTACCATCAAGTCCATGGGCTGCAAAACAGGCACCTGGaacagaaagaaaggaaaaagtatTTTAGTAACACATATTCTCAGTCATGGCAGTAAAAACAGGATTAAGTAGATTACTATGGCCTACATCCACCACCATCTGTACAAGACAAACATAAATACTTCCCTACGGTCTTCTCCACAAAATCCCAGTTCTGTTTTTCAATACATACTAAAAAtgttaagttaaaaaataaaaaaaacacaaggtaaAACTATTTTGAACAACATGTAGACATATCATCCCTTAACTAAAAAGTATTATTCAAGGTCTTAAATTTCTTGGATTAAACCTTAACTAATCTATGCCTACTGTCTCTATCCATGGTCATGTTGTATAGTATTGTTTCTCCAGGTAAAAGAAAACATGGACTTACACGTAGTGATGTAATTCTAAAGGGATCTCTAAGTCTGCCATCTTCCTCTTTCAAGTTATAACCCTCTGCCTTTTTGTCCCTTTCACTGATTTTCCACAATTTAATAGTTttgtctgaaaaataaatatatataattagtagtctccgcatataggaacacctcatAAGAGAACACCCTCGTGGttattttccccattgtaaatgctccatcTAAAAggaacttcatttaaaataaccTCTTTTTGGAACCTCtagtgattcgttcacaactgatacagtactgttttgtaacttgaAACTCACTGtcaccattaaaacaaattcaaatggtttattaaatctttttaaatgtgaCTTATCGCCAGAGTGTCTTCaagctttctgattggtttattcaatctttccagaaccgctgtcatatcactgcctcgttttgtattttgatttccacaagtgcacttCATCGCtacaaaattgcatttaaaaaaatggcaaaaagcaccgctgtttctcttgctaccaAAGCTGGAAATTGTTCGATCTCCATAAAAAAAGCCAAAAGAATCAGACTCAAGTCGCAGAGCAATTTGGCGttttctgttctggtgagttgcttcaccattctgttaaataattttgtgcatgtcttgaatattgctcctgtacaggtattcataactaatctagagctgctgcattttttaagatgtgtaggggtgctgtgttaatttaggtaTGACTTatgtttattaacgttagtttgtctgttactttaatattatagtttattaacatacacttgtcttgattttcttttacttattctgctcatttcatatgttgatgcacatgcgtcatgacatgcaatacatatgtatttattcattcatattgtgcctggtggtcaactccatcttaaagaacactttggtTCTGAGAAAACTCTGCTTGCTTGAACCCGAGGGGTgctctcttagctggagactaaataataacaactatatatataatttcagtagTAGAATCCTTAATTTATTATGTCCACGAAAAATGCAGGTGCTATGGTTGTAAACTCTGACATACACTAGATaccaaacaatttaaaataactacaatTTATATCAGACACATATCACAGCCCAAACCATATGCTGCATGGGGTGTGGAGATCGACAGAAACATGCTCCTAATGTGTGTCGACATAAAACCGTGTAAAATAACTAAGAAgttgtaaaacaacaacagtggtttatttaaatcaaggattaatattattcttattgttgt is part of the Polyodon spathula isolate WHYD16114869_AA chromosome 13, ASM1765450v1, whole genome shotgun sequence genome and encodes:
- the LOC121325782 gene encoding serine/threonine-protein phosphatase 2A 55 kDa regulatory subunit B delta isoform-like produces the protein MAGVGGGNDFQWCFSQVKGAIDEDVAEADIISTVEFNYSGDLLATGDKGGRVVIFQREQESKNRPHSRGEYNVYSTFQSHEPEFDYLKSLEIEEKINKIRWLPQQNAAHSLLSTNDKTIKLWKISERDKKAEGYNLKEEDGRLRDPFRITSLRVPVLQPMDLMVEASPRRIFANAHTYHINSISVNSDHETYLSADDLRINLWHLEITDRSFNIVDIKPANMEELTEVITAAECHPNQCNVFVYSSSKGTIRLCDMRAAALCDRHTKFFEEPEDPSSRSFFSEIISSISDVKFSHSGRYMMTRDYLSVKVWDLNMESRPVETYQVHEYLRSKLCSLYENDCIFDKFECCWNGTDSAIMTGSYNNFFRMFDRNTRRDMTLEASRESSKPRGILKPRKVCTGGKRKKDEISVDSLDFNKKILHTAWHPKENVIAVAATNNLYIFQDKMN